The proteins below are encoded in one region of Engystomops pustulosus chromosome 8, aEngPut4.maternal, whole genome shotgun sequence:
- the LOC140075319 gene encoding gamma-crystallin 1: MGKIIFYEDRNFQGRSYECSSDCSDLNSYFSRCNSIRVENGNWMLYERPNYTGHQYFLRRGEYPDFQQWMGLNDSIRSCRIIPQHRGSFRLRIYEREEFRGQMMEFTEDCPQVHEEFNYHDIHSCNVLEGHWVFYEQPNYRGRQYYLRPGEYRKYSDWGGVTSRVGSFRRVQELF, encoded by the exons ATGGGCAAG atCATCTTCTACGAGGACAGGAACTTCCAGGGCCGCTcttatgagtgcagctctgactgTTCTGACCTGAACTCATACTTCAGTCGCTGTAATTCCATCCGTGTAGAGAATGGAAACTGGATGCTGTATGAGCGTCCCAATTACACTGGACACCAGTACTTCCTGAGGAGGGGAGAATATCCTGACTTTCAGCAATGGATGGGATTAAATGATTCCATAAGATCTTGCCGTATTATTCCACAG CACCGTGGATCCTTCAGGTTAAGGATATACGAAAGGGAAGAATTCAGGGGTCAGATGATGGAGTTCACTGAAGATTGCCCTCAAGTCCATGAAGAATTCAACTATCATGACATTCACTCCTGCAATGTTCTTGAAGGCCACTGGGTTTTCTATGAACAGCCAaactacagggggcgccagtattACCTAAGACCAGGAGAGTACAGGAAATACAGCGACTGGGGAGGTGTAACTTCTAGAGTTGGCTCTTTCAGGAGAGTTCAGGAATTATTTTAA